In one window of Solanum pennellii chromosome 2, SPENNV200 DNA:
- the LOC107010105 gene encoding transcription repressor KAN1-like encodes FSENSPSLSMELGNSSSDKSSEFSIRAYVKPKMPRLRWTDDLHRRFVHAVDHLGGVDRATPKMVLQIMNVKGLTISHIKSHLQIASSSTVFPPPWKPMPEKKMGLEGRCYMFRDFFDGTITIRDGDDDNKIVRAYGISNLPNKSATSMIEEEDSHSTMSLELSLSSDISLDLTLG; translated from the exons TTTTCTGAAAATTCTCCTTCTTTATCCATGGAGTTAGGAAACAGCAGTAGCGATAAATCATCAGAGTTTTCCATAAGAGCGTATGTTAAACCCAAAATGCCAAGACTCCGATGGACTGATGATCTTCATCGCCGCTTTGTGCATGCTGTTGATCATCTTGGTGGAGTTGATC GAGCAACACCAAAGATGGTGCTACAAATAATGAATGTGAAGGGCCTTACTATATCTCACATTAAGAGTCACCTTCAG ATTGCTTCCAGCTCTACTGTTTTTCCTCCTCCATG GAAACCTATGCCAGAGAAGAAGATGGGATTGGAAGGACGATGCTACATGTTTAGGGATTTCTTCGATGGAACCATTACTATTCGA GATGGAGATGATGATAATAAAATTGTGCGAGCATATGGTATTAGCAATTTGCCAAATAAGAGTGCAACTTCAATGATTGAAGAGGAAGACTCCCATAGCACTATGTCCTTGGAGCTATCTCTCAGTTCAGATATCTCTCTTGACCTCACCCTTGGTTAA
- the LOC107009402 gene encoding uncharacterized protein LOC107009402, producing the protein MLKRGQTFQKKTSQKPSENTKDQVCHKCGSPDHFIKFCPLWALEQKKANFEKVKDIKNDKYIPTNRRMTNQEADLSTRRAFAAMGDLSEEEFEDGGFENQSLLAIEQSNKYDFLALIAETDSEDDEEDDKQSKVSFHHIKVNIESYSKKELESLLSTLIDAYQSVNSEREQVMENYASLREVNDNLEKHNHFLQNKLKEQIKISELSHKGKNSASELQLALEEKIKLLTIKYQALTERNRLLQENLDHTKLDLERNLRWTRSSEILTQIQEKQTTSRSGIGFKKQNNLVSHTIHMSKSLCTHCGNSGHLKNQCKALFEAFQKNVKFTKKEKTDTAKNLVRNKNAPNKRFSYLPLWARRNLIHPFTHIKGPKLIWVPKTNL; encoded by the coding sequence ATGCTAAAGAGAGGGCAGacctttcaaaagaaaacttctcaAAAACCATCTGAAAACACTAAAGACCAGGTTTGTCATAAATGTGGGAGCCCAGATCACTTCATCAAATTCTGTCCACTTTGGGCTTTAGAGCAGAAAAAGGCAAACTTTGAGAAggtcaaagacatcaagaatgATAAGTACATTCCCACAAACAGAAGAATGACCAATCAAGAAGCGGATCTTTCAACGAGAAGAGCCTTTGCCGCTATGGGGGACTTATCTGAAGAAGAATTTGAGGATGGAGGGTTCGAAAATCAGTCACTACttgcaatagaacaatcaaataaatatgattttcttgcacTCATTGCTGAAACAGATtctgaagatgatgaagaagatgacaaacaaagcaaggtaagttttcatcacatcaaagtaaatattgaatcatattctaAAAAGGAACTAGAGTCTTTATTGAGTACTCTTATAGATGCATATCAGTCtgtcaattctgaaagagaACAAGTGATGGAAAACTATGCATCTTTAAGAGAAGTCAATGACAATCTTGAGAAACACAATcactttcttcaaaataaattaaaagaacagaTTAAAATCTCAGAGTTAAGTCACAAGGGCAAAAACTCTGCTAGTGAACTTCAATTAGctctagaagaaaaaataaaattgttaaccaTAAAATATCAAGCTTTAACAGAAAGGAATAGGTTGTTACAAGAAAATCTTGATCATACCAAACTGGATCTGGAAAGAAATCTTAGATGGACCAGGTCCTCTGAAATTTTAACTCAGATTCAAGAAAAGCAAACCACTAGTCGAAGTGGGATAGGTTTTAAAAAACAGAATAATCTTGTGTCACACACTATTCACATGTCTAAAAGTTTATGCACTCATTGTGGAAACTCAGGTCATTTAAAGAATCAATGTAAAGCTTTATTTGAGgcttttcagaaaaatgttaagttcaccaaaaaggaaaagactGATACGGCTAAGAACCTGGTTCGAAATAAAAATGCTCCAAATAAAAGGTTTTCTTATTTGCCTTTATGGGCTAGAAGAAATCTTATTCATCCTTTTACTCACATAAAGGGGCCCAAGCTAATCTGGGTTCCCAAGACTAATCTTTGA